In the Staphylococcus sp. IVB6240 genome, one interval contains:
- a CDS encoding MoxR family ATPase, which yields MTQLSTGYINSDKTVFGDAEKLFSLNKNILLKGPTGSGKTRLAETLSETTNIPMHQINCSVDLDAESLLGFKTIKTSEQGHQEIVFIDGPVIKAMREGHILYIDEINMAKPETLPILNGVLDYRRQLTNPFTGEVIKAAPGFKVIAAINEGYVGTLPMNEALKNRFVVINVEYIDGDTLHQVIKAQSLLQDDTLINQIIKFNEDLRTMTQQGQLSEEAASIRALIDMSDLATVMPIERAIQRTIIDKLEDEREQQAVKNAVELNF from the coding sequence ATGACTCAACTAAGCACAGGTTACATTAACTCAGATAAAACTGTTTTTGGAGATGCTGAAAAATTATTCAGCCTTAATAAAAATATCTTATTAAAAGGGCCTACAGGTTCAGGAAAAACAAGATTAGCAGAAACATTAAGTGAAACAACGAACATTCCTATGCATCAAATTAACTGTTCTGTCGATTTAGATGCTGAAAGTCTTTTAGGTTTTAAAACCATTAAAACTTCAGAACAAGGACATCAAGAAATTGTGTTTATTGATGGTCCTGTTATCAAAGCAATGCGAGAGGGTCATATTTTATATATTGATGAGATTAATATGGCTAAGCCTGAAACATTACCAATCTTAAATGGGGTTTTAGACTATCGTCGTCAACTTACAAATCCATTTACTGGCGAAGTGATCAAAGCAGCTCCTGGGTTTAAAGTGATTGCTGCAATCAATGAAGGATACGTAGGTACCTTACCAATGAACGAAGCATTGAAAAACCGTTTTGTTGTGATTAATGTTGAATATATCGATGGTGATACATTACATCAAGTTATTAAAGCACAAAGTTTATTGCAAGATGATACATTAATCAACCAAATCATTAAATTTAACGAAGATTTACGTACAATGACGCAACAAGGACAATTATCTGAAGAAGCAGCTAGTATTCGTGCCTTAATCGATATGAGTGACCTTGCAACAGTGATGCCGATTGAACGTGCCATTCAACGTACGATTATCGATAAGTTAGAAGATGAGCGTGAACAACAAGCTGTTAAAAATGCTGTAGAACTGAACTTTTAG
- a CDS encoding DUF6501 family protein, with protein MLHENWKEVTPIKKVKVLHTNAKKFTVSDMLTVDNVYDVVNETEEYYQIIDNSGHVGGYYKTYFEEV; from the coding sequence ATGTTACACGAAAATTGGAAAGAAGTAACACCAATTAAAAAAGTGAAAGTATTACATACAAACGCCAAAAAGTTTACAGTTAGTGATATGTTAACTGTTGATAACGTCTATGATGTGGTCAATGAAACAGAAGAATATTACCAAATCATTGATAATTCAGGACATGTTGGTGGTTACTACAAAACATATTTTGAAGAAGTTTAA